The genome window CAGGCCCGCATAGACGCCTTCGACGTCTTCCCGGGTCAGCGGGCGCTTCAGCACCCGGTTCACGTGCTCAAGGATGTAGTCAATGTCCGACGACGATGCCGCCGGATGTGCCTTGTCCAGGTTCCAGTCGGTGTCAGTAGTGCCGATTATCCAGTGCCTGCCCCACGGAATGACGAACAGGACGGACTTCTCCGTGCGCAGGATGAGCCCGACGGTGGACTGGAAACGGTCCCGCGGAACCACCAGGTGGATTCCCTTCGACGCGCGCACCTTCAACTGGCCGCGCTCCGTGACCATCGCCTGGGTCTCGTCGGTCCAGACTCCCGTGGCATTCACGACCTGCTTGGCGCGGATGCTGAATTCCTCGCCGGTCTCGTGGTCCTTGACGCGGGCTCCGACCACGCGTTCGCCCTCGCGCAGGAATTCGACGACGGATACCCGGTTGGCCGCCTTGGCGCCGTAGGACGCTGCGGTGCGAATCATGTTCACGACGTACCGGGCGTCGTCGACCTGCGCATCGTAGTAACGGATGGACCCGACCATCGCGTTGTCTTTCAGGCTGGGCGCCGCGCGCAGGGTGCCCCGGCGGGTGAGGTGCTTGTGCATCGGTACGCCGCGGGAGTTCCCGGACGTCATGCCCATGGTGTCGTAGAGGATGATGCCCGCGCCGACGTACGGCCGCTCGATGAAGCGCTTGGTCAGCGGATACAGGAACGGAACCGGGCGGACCAGGTGCGGAGCGATTCGCTGAATCAACAGCCCCCGCTCCTTCAGCGCCTCCTGCACCAGGGCGAAGTCGAGCATCTCCAGGTAACGGAGTCCGCCGTGGATTAGCTTGGAGGACCGGGACGAGGTTCCGGATGCCCAGTCGCGAGCCTCGACGATTCCGACATCAAGCCCTCTGGTGACTGCGTCGAGGGCAGAACCTACGCCGACGACGCCGCCTCCCACGATCAGAATGTCCAGCTCCTTGCCTGGCCCGGTTGTGGACTTGAGCGCTTCAATTGACTTCTCACGCTGCTCGGGGCTGAGGACACCTCTGATCATGGCCGTTATCCACCTTCGTTGTCGCGGATTGGTCCCTCAACTCTAGGCAATCAGTCGTTCGAAAGGTAGGGCGACAGGACAACCTCCACCCGCTGGAACTCCTTCAGGTCCGAGTACCCGGTGGTGGCCATTGCGCGTCGGAGCGCACCGATGAGGTTGGAGGTTCCGTTGGTGTGGTGCGACGGGCCCCACAGCACTTCCTCCAGCGGTCCGACCGTTCCGACGTTCACCCGGTCGCCGCGGGGCAGCTCACCGTGATGGGCTTCCTGGCCCCAGTGCCAGCCGCGGCCGGGTGCCTCGTCGGCGCGGGCCAGTGCGGAGCCAAGCATGACGGCGTCGGCTCCGACGGCGATGGCTTTCACGATGTCGCCGCTCGTGCCCATCCCCCCGTCGGCGATGACGTGCACGTAGCGTCCACCGGACTCGTCCAGGTAATCGCGGCGGGCGGCCGCGACGTCGGAAATGGCCGACGCCATCGGCGAGTGGATGCCCAGGGCGCGGCGCGTCGTCGTCGTCGCTCCCCCACCGAAGCCGACCAGGACACCGGCCGCGCCGGTGCGCATCAGGTGGAGGGCTGGCGTGTAGCCGGCGGCGCCGCCCACGATAACCGGGACGTCGAGCTCGTAGATGAACTGCTTGAGGTTGAGCGGTTCCTCCGTTTTGGAAACGTGTTCGGCGGACACGGTGGTTCCGCGGATAACGAAGATGTCGACGCCGGCCGCCAGGACGGTCTTGTAGAACTGCTGGGTGCGTTGGGGCGTGAGCGAGCCGGCCACGGTGACGCCGGCGTCGCGGATCTCCGCGAGGCGGCTGGTGATCAGCTCCGCCTGGATGGGAGCGTCGTAGAGCTCCTGCATGCGGCGGGTCGCGGCAGGGCTGAAGTTTTCGGTTGCCAGGCCGGCGATCTCCTCAAGGACCGGAGCCGGATCTTCGTAACGGGTCCAGAGTCCCTCGAGGTTGAGTACACCCAGGCCGCCGAGCTTGCCCATGGCGATTGCCGTGGAGGGAGACATGACGGAGTCCATCGGCGCGGCGATGACCGGCATCTCGAACTGGTAGGCGTCGATCTGCCACGAAACCGAGACGTCCCGCGGGTCACGGGTGCGGCGGGAGGGAACCACCGCAAGATCATCCAGGGAATATGCCCTGCGTCCGCGCTTGCTTCGGCCGATCTCAATCTCGTAAGTCACCGGTCTAGGTTATCCCAGCGGGGAGAGGTGCCCATCGCGGCTATTCCGGTGTCACCCCTAGAGTCGGACCATGACCAGTGAGACCCTCGGCGCCAATCCCGACCAGTTGCGCAGCCTCGCCCAGTCAATGGGCAACTTCGGCCAGACACTCACGACGGCGGACCAAACCATCACTGCGGCCCTCAACGGAGTCCCTTGGCAGGGCGGCGATGCCGACCGCTTCCGGTCGCAGTGGCACTCCAGCTTCCGGGTCCAACTGCACCAGGCAGCGTCCATGCTCGAAACCCAGTCCCGCGTCCTGGTGGGTCAGGCAGATGAGCAGGACCGGGCCAGTGACGCAGGCGGCGGCGGTATCAGCGGGGGTTTCGACGGCGTGCCCGCCAGTGCCACGGACGACGCCGGTGGTTCCGGAGATGATGACCTGCTGGACCTTCTCGGTAACGCGGTGGGCGATCTCGGGGCCTGGCCTCCCTACCAGATAGCCAACTGGGTTGCCTCTGCCGGCGGCCTTGGTGCCGAGCGCCTCCTGAACGCCATGGCGCGGGCGGACCTGTTGACCCCCAATTTCGGCACCGCACCCGAAGTGGGCTATCTCCGCGGGACCCAGACACTCAATGCCCTCAACCTCGTGGGCAAGTTCGCCGGCGGCCTCAGTATCATCACCGGGCTGGGCCAGGCGTACCAGGGCTTCCAGTCGGGGGACGGGCACGTTGTAGCCGATGGCGCAATCACCACCATCCTTGCTGCCGGCAGCCTTACTCCCACCCCGGCTGCACCCTTCTTTGCAGCTGCCTCACTGGTGTGGGCCGGCGCTCAATTCCTGTCCGGTGATGTGCCGGTGACGGAGCGGATTACCGACTTCGCGTCCGATGCGGGTGACGTCATCGCGGACGGCGCCGATGCCGTCGCAGACGGAGCACGCGACGCATGGAACTGGGCCTTCGGCTAGTAGTCTCGCCTAGGAGCACGCACTGACATCCAACCCAGGAGAACAACCCGTGGCCGACGCAACCGCCCTGCACCTCACCGAGCACGAGATCCTGGCTCTGCTGGCGTTCAACGACACCGAATCGTGCACGATCACCCGGGACATCTTCCGCCTTACACCGCACGCCGATAATGCCGATCTTCAGCGTGCCGGGCTGAGCACCCTGTTGGTTCGGGACCTTGCCGAGCTGGACGGAGAAGACATCCGGGTGAAGGGGCCCACCGGATTCCTTGCCGCGGTCATGGCGACAGCCGGCGAGTGGCTCGAAATAGCCCTGATCACGCCGTCAACCAACCACGTACTGTTCGCGGTTTCCTCCGCCGGCGGTGCTTTCGTTGCCAATGTGAGCGGCCGCGCTACCCACAGGTTCACACCGCTCAAAAACGAGGCACCGATCCTGAGCTTCGGGCTCGATGCTGCCTCCCATTTCCTTCAGGGTGACAACGCCGCGCGCCCGGCTGCGGCGCAGATCAAACACCACGGCCTCGGAGTCGAAGCCAGGACCGCAAACCTGATGGTTGATGAATCGGGTGCATGGCATCTGGCAACCGGCGAAGGTGACCAGCTCGCCAAGCGCGACGTGAGCTCCTCCGATGCCCTGGAACTGTTCGGGCAAGCGTTGACCCTTGACGCCGATGCGAAGGCTTCAGAGTGATCATGGAATCCCGCCCCCTTGAGTACTGGCTGTCACCCCAGCTGAGCCAGGCTGGGCAGGGCAGCACCAGCGTGCTTCGGCGGATGGCGCTGAACGACGCACAGAGCCGCGCGACCTGCCTGATGCTCTACTTCTGGTGCGCCTGGCTGGCGTTGATTGCCGTCGTTACGGTTTTCACTGCACCCGGCGTGGTTCCCTACGCGGCCACCGGTGCACTCATCGCAGGTGCCGTCGCATCCGCTCTCTCTGCCCGCCGGCGCAGGCGGAAGACGCCCTCAATCGGCCATCCGGCGTCGTCAAGGGCGCCACGGACGGTGCGGGGAGCCTGGACGGGAATCGCCCTGGTGGCGGTCGGCGCATCTGGTTTGATGCTGGCGCTGATGCTCTCGGAAGACGCGGACCTGAGTGCCGGGTCGATCGCCGGCGGTGTGCTCGGCCTGCTGTTCATAGTGGCGTTATTCGTTGGAACCCTGTTGATACCCGCCTGGCACATCGAGAACGCCGAGCGGCTCTTCAGGGAGAGGATCGGCCGCGAGCCGGAACTGAGGCAGGCCCTTGAGGAGATGGCGCGCACGCATTCCGACGAGGGCGGCAGGCTCCAGTTCGGGCCGCTCTAACAGTCCCTCTTTACGGTTCCCCATACATGCAAAAGCGCCGGTCAGGTGCAGGTTCGTGGGGTCTTTCCCACGATTTCTGCACCGGACGGCGCTTTTGCGTTGAGCCTAAGCCGGAAGGCGTTACTTCGAACTGTAGTTCGGTGCCTCGACGGTCATCTGGATGTCGTGAGGGTGCGACTCCTTCAGCCCTGCGGAGGTGATGCGGACGAACTTGCCCTTGGCCTTGAGCTCTGGGATGGTCCGCGCACCGGTGTAGAACATGGTCTGGCGCAGGCCGCCCACCAACTGGTGGGCCACCGAGGACAGCGGTCCCCGGTAGGCCACGCGGCCCTCGACGCCCTCGGGGATGAGCTTGTCGTCGCCGATAACGTCGCCCTGAGAGTAACGGTCCTTCGAGTACGAGGTGTTCTTGCCCCGGGTCTGCATGGCTCCGAGCGATCCCATGCCGCGGTAGGTCTTGTACTGCTTGCCGTTGACGAAGATCAGCTCTCCCGGCGCCTCGGCCGATCCGGCGAGGAGCGAGCCGAGCATCACGGTGTCGGCGCCGGCAACCAGCGCCTTGCCGATATCACCCGAGTACTGGAGTCCGCCGTCGGCAATAACCGGAACGCCCGCCGGAATAGCGGCCTTGGCGGATTCATAGATGGCCGTGACCTGCGGAACGCCGACGCCGGCCACCACGCGGGTGGTGCAGATGGAACCGGGGCCCACGCCGACCTTGATGCCGTCAGCGCCGGCGTCGATCAGGGCCTGCGCGCCCTCACGGGTTGCTGCCTGGCCGCCGATGATGTCGACGTGCGCGGCAGACTTCTCCGCCTTCAGCCGAGCGATCATTTCCAGCACGCCCGCGCTGTGCCCGTTGGCGGTGTCAACGAAGAGCGCATCGACGCCGGCATCGACCAGGGCCATTGCGCGCTCCCAGCCGTCACCGAAGAAGCCGATGGCTGCACCGACGCGGAGGCGGCCCTCATCGTCCTTGGTGGACAGCGGGTACTGCTCGGCCTTGGTGAAGTCCTTGACCGTGATGAGGCCCTGAAGAACGCCATTGTCGTCAACCAGCGGGAGCTTCTCGATCTTGTTCTTGGCCAGCAGGCCGATGGCGTCCTCGCCGCTGATGCCCACGTGGCCGGTGACCAGCGGCATCGGGGTCATGACCTCGCGGACCAGACGGTGCGCGAACTCGGACTCCAGCACAAAGCGGGTGTCACGGTTGGTGACGATGCCCACGAGCTTGCCCTCGCCGTCGACCACGGGAAGGCCCGATACGCGGTAGTGGCCGCAGAGATCGTCCAGCTCGCGCAGGGTGGCGTCGGGGCCGATGGTGACAGGGTTGGTGATCATACCCGATTCGCTGCGCTTCACACGGTCCACCTGCTCGGCCTGGTCGGCGATCGAGAGGTTGCGGTGGATCACACCGAGACCACCCTGACGGGCCATGGCGATTGCCATGCGGGCCTCGGTGACTGTGTCCATGGCCGAGGACAGCAACGGGGTCTGTACGGTGATGCGTCTGGAGACGCGTGAACTGGTGTCGGCTTCCGAGGGAATCACGTCAGTGTGTCCGGGAAGCAGCAGGACGTCGTCGTAAGTCAGGCCGACAAAGGCAAACGGATCATGGGGGCTCGACAGTTCGCTCAACGCGCGCCTCTTTCAGGGGATGCTTTGGATGGGTGGCCGGCTCGATCGGACCAGCAATTCCGGCCTCTATCGTAGAACGAATGCTATGGATGCCCTATTCCGGGGAACGTAATCCGGGTGTGAAAAGAGCAACGTTCCGGCCTTCGAAAAGACCGGAACGTTGCCCTATGCCGCCTGGCGGCGTGCCGCTAAGCGGCTTGAATCAGTGCGCTTGGATCAGTGCGCGTGACCGTGGCCTGCCTCGGCGTCGTCCTCGGCGGGCTTCTCGACAACCAGCGTCTCGGTGGTGAGAACCAGCGCGGCGATCGAAGCTGCGTTGCGCAGCGCCGAGCGCGTGACCTTCACCGGGTCGATGATGCCGGCGTCAACCAGGTTCTCGTAGCCGCCGGTGACCGCGTTGAAGCCGTGACCGACCTCAAGCTGGCCGACCTTGTCGACGACAACGTAGCCCTCGAAACCTGCATTCTCAGCGATCCAGCGCAGCGGCTGCACCAGCGCGCGGCGGACAAGCCCGACGGCGGTTGCTGCGTCACCTTCCAGCTTCAGGACAGTGGGGTCCTCGTCCAGCACCTTGACGGCGTGGATGAGTGCCGAACCGCCGCCCGCGACGATGCCCTCTTCGAGCGCGGCGCGCGTGGAGGACACAGCGTCCTCGATGCGGTGCTTCTTTTCCTTGAGCTCGACCTCGGTGGCTGCGCCGACCTTAATGACTCCGACGCCGCCGGCCAGCTTGGCCAGGCGCTCCTGGAGCTTCTCGCGGTCCCAATCGGAATCGGTGCGCTCAACCTCAGCCCGAATCTGGGCAACGCGGTCTGCGACGTCCTGCTCGCTGCCGGCGCCGTCAACAATGGTGGTGTTGTCCTTGGTGACGGTGATGCGGCGGGCCGAACCCATGACCTCGAGGCCAACCTGGTCCAGCTTCAGGCCGAGGTCCGGCGAGACAACCTGCGCACCGGTGAGGGTTGCGATGTCCTGGAGCATGGCCTTGCGGCGGTCGCCGAAGCCCGGAGCCTTGACGGCAACAACGTTCAGGGTGCCGCGGATCTTGTTGACCACCAGGGTGGAGAGGGCTTCGCCCTCGATGTCCTCGGCGATGATGAACAGCGGCTTGCCGGCCTGGAGAGCCTTCTCCAGCAGCGGCAGGAATTCCTGGAGTGCGGAGATCTTGCCGGAGTTGATCAGGATCAGCGCGTCTTCGAGGACAGCTTCCTGGCGCTCGGGATCGGTGACGAAGTAGGGGCTCAGGAATCCCTTGTCGA of Arthrobacter sp. JZ12 contains these proteins:
- the groL gene encoding chaperonin GroEL (60 kDa chaperone family; promotes refolding of misfolded polypeptides especially under stressful conditions; forms two stacked rings of heptamers to form a barrel-shaped 14mer; ends can be capped by GroES; misfolded proteins enter the barrel where they are refolded when GroES binds); translation: MAKQLEFNDAARRSLEAGVDKLADTVKVTLGPRGRNVVLDKKWGAPTITNDGVTIAREVELDDPYENLGAQLAKEVATKTNDVAGDGTTTATVLAQALVKEGLRNVAAGAAPGALKRGIEVAVEAVAARLLENAREVVGKQTANVAAISAQSQEVGDLLAEAFDKVGKDGVITIEESSTTQTELVLTEGMQFDKGFLSPYFVTDPERQEAVLEDALILINSGKISALQEFLPLLEKALQAGKPLFIIAEDIEGEALSTLVVNKIRGTLNVVAVKAPGFGDRRKAMLQDIATLTGAQVVSPDLGLKLDQVGLEVMGSARRITVTKDNTTIVDGAGSEQDVADRVAQIRAEVERTDSDWDREKLQERLAKLAGGVGVIKVGAATEVELKEKKHRIEDAVSSTRAALEEGIVAGGGSALIHAVKVLDEDPTVLKLEGDAATAVGLVRRALVQPLRWIAENAGFEGYVVVDKVGQLEVGHGFNAVTGGYENLVDAGIIDPVKVTRSALRNAASIAALVLTTETLVVEKPAEDDAEAGHGHAH
- a CDS encoding GuaB3 family IMP dehydrogenase-related protein; the protein is MTYEIEIGRSKRGRRAYSLDDLAVVPSRRTRDPRDVSVSWQIDAYQFEMPVIAAPMDSVMSPSTAIAMGKLGGLGVLNLEGLWTRYEDPAPVLEEIAGLATENFSPAATRRMQELYDAPIQAELITSRLAEIRDAGVTVAGSLTPQRTQQFYKTVLAAGVDIFVIRGTTVSAEHVSKTEEPLNLKQFIYELDVPVIVGGAAGYTPALHLMRTGAAGVLVGFGGGATTTTRRALGIHSPMASAISDVAAARRDYLDESGGRYVHVIADGGMGTSGDIVKAIAVGADAVMLGSALARADEAPGRGWHWGQEAHHGELPRGDRVNVGTVGPLEEVLWGPSHHTNGTSNLIGALRRAMATTGYSDLKEFQRVEVVLSPYLSND
- a CDS encoding glycerol-3-phosphate dehydrogenase/oxidase — protein: MIRGVLSPEQREKSIEALKSTTGPGKELDILIVGGGVVGVGSALDAVTRGLDVGIVEARDWASGTSSRSSKLIHGGLRYLEMLDFALVQEALKERGLLIQRIAPHLVRPVPFLYPLTKRFIERPYVGAGIILYDTMGMTSGNSRGVPMHKHLTRRGTLRAAPSLKDNAMVGSIRYYDAQVDDARYVVNMIRTAASYGAKAANRVSVVEFLREGERVVGARVKDHETGEEFSIRAKQVVNATGVWTDETQAMVTERGQLKVRASKGIHLVVPRDRFQSTVGLILRTEKSVLFVIPWGRHWIIGTTDTDWNLDKAHPAASSSDIDYILEHVNRVLKRPLTREDVEGVYAGLRPLLAGENDSTAKLSREHVVAHPVPGLVVVAGGKWTTYRVMARDAVDEASRALDERVPDSCTETVPLLGAEGYRAAWNRRARLADESGVHVARVEHLLQRYGTHAEHVLSLIRETPELGEPLPGADDYLEAEVVFAVTHEDARHVEDVLTRRTRISIEAWDRGVSAAPVVARLMAPHLNWSDAQVDREVKHYLARVEAERLSQQQPDDISADSARMGVEDVVPLS
- the guaB gene encoding IMP dehydrogenase, with translation MSSPHDPFAFVGLTYDDVLLLPGHTDVIPSEADTSSRVSRRITVQTPLLSSAMDTVTEARMAIAMARQGGLGVIHRNLSIADQAEQVDRVKRSESGMITNPVTIGPDATLRELDDLCGHYRVSGLPVVDGEGKLVGIVTNRDTRFVLESEFAHRLVREVMTPMPLVTGHVGISGEDAIGLLAKNKIEKLPLVDDNGVLQGLITVKDFTKAEQYPLSTKDDEGRLRVGAAIGFFGDGWERAMALVDAGVDALFVDTANGHSAGVLEMIARLKAEKSAAHVDIIGGQAATREGAQALIDAGADGIKVGVGPGSICTTRVVAGVGVPQVTAIYESAKAAIPAGVPVIADGGLQYSGDIGKALVAGADTVMLGSLLAGSAEAPGELIFVNGKQYKTYRGMGSLGAMQTRGKNTSYSKDRYSQGDVIGDDKLIPEGVEGRVAYRGPLSSVAHQLVGGLRQTMFYTGARTIPELKAKGKFVRITSAGLKESHPHDIQMTVEAPNYSSK